The DNA segment ttttaattaaacaatCGAGAACTATAGACTTAAGACTGGTGTATCATAGCTTCCAGAGCCCGCGTCCCTGTCATCCTCGCGCGGGCGACCAGGGCGAACCCTAGCCTCCGGCCGCCACCactcttccctcccctcccccgcctcGCCACCACCGGAGCGCGTCGGCGGAAACGCACGGCCCgccgggatggcggcggcgaggctcctaccctcggcggcgcggctgtCTCTGCGCGAAGGGGCGGCGCGGAACGCCAGGAAGGCCGCGCGGCAGCGAGGCGTTGTGGCAACGAatccagcgccgccaccgccggatctggcaccctcgcggctggatccgccgccgccgccgccggatctgggccTTGGCGACACAGGCACGGCGTCGGAGGCGAGACgtaggcgacggcgacggcggcgaggcgcggcgtgGCAGCCGCGGAGGCACGACGTCGGCAGCGAAGGCATGGGCGCCGGCGACAGCGGACGGCCGTGGAAGCCATGGAGGCAGGCAGCGAAGGCACGGGCGCCGGCGTCAGCGGGCGGCCGTGGCAGCCGTGGAGGCACAGCGTCGGCAGCGAAGGCACGGGCGCCGGCGTCAGCGGCGGAGACACGGGCGACCGTGGCCGACGGCGTGGTGGCTGTGGCTAGCTGGCAGGGCTGGCGCCGGTAGGGCCAGCGCCGGTGGCAACTACGGCCGTGGCCtgaggtggcagcggcggtggctggcggtGCGGAGGCAGAGGCTGTTGCAACGGTGGCGTCAGCGGCTGGTCGGCGACAGTAGGTGGCTGGacgacggcagcagcggctACTATGGCGACCGTGGCTACGGAGAGAGGAGGCACGGTGGCGACCGTGGTTGAGATGGGAGAAGGCATGGCGGCCTCGGACGACTAGCCGAGGGCATGGCAGACGGTTGCATCTGGCCGGCGAGGCAgcgtttggaggaggggtcagagaccggcttggcgcagagaggcgcagccgatggagggaggccaaATTGGCACGAGAGGCGCATTCGGTgaaggaggccggcttggcgcgagaggcgcggccagCGATAGAGGAGGTGACCCCggtgcgaggaggagctgccggtggatGTGCGCGGTCTTTGGCGCACGAAGGCTAGCCGGcgggggcgccggtgcagtggtcccacatgtcggcaaaTGTTGagcggtggtggagcatcggtacGTCAGTCGCGGATTCACAGGTGGTGAGCAgtgggtgaaaacctagcccggccttggccggaccAACATCGATGGttaattccccctcctgagggcgttgtcgtgctgtctcattCCTCAAGGGTGGTTGTTGGgtgaaagcccagtcttggctcctttgagccccgatggacggcggcggcggttttccgtcgcttctcttcttgaagatgTCGTTTTGGCATCACCTAGCCGAAGCCTCTCGAACGATTGGTGCAAGCACGCTCTAGGAGTTGGCTTTGTGTTGGTTGTGAGGGCGTTCTTTTGGGCGATCTCGTTGTGTTCCTTTATTGGtttagcggcggtcggtcacgcttagcggcgacTAGTTCGGTGTTAGCTTTCTCCCGGATTTGTGTGTTGgtgctgtcggtgtgtgggtgtggtatattttttcctttttcttggttACGACCATCCagagttgtaatcttgtaattttttcctgctctatcaatagaacctCGCActgtctcgtgcgagtcgtttaaaaaaaaaagacggtgTATCATAGGCTACTGTTTAGCAACAAATTCATAAAAccataattttaataaaaaagtattatcacaaaactacatatttcaTAGTTTAAATCCATTAATTGCAGTGCAGCTATGGTGGAGTTTTCAACGTTGtagttttctatttaaattgTCACCAAATGTGCAGCTTTATAATAGTTTTATTGTTGGATATATAGTTATGTGATACTTCATAccaaatttgtagttttgttataTATCATTGTAAATGTGTCGTTTTTTCTAAGGagtaaatgtgtagttttgatATATCTTTAGTCAAGTTATTTATGCTTTcatgaaatttacttttatcGCGAGGAATTTGGACTTGCGTACGTAAGGAAGTGGGGTTTGGGCCTCAGCGGTGGTGGAGGTAGTGGGCCGACTTGTAGGCATCCAAAActgtttggaataagttcaccagagatccctcaacttaacaaagagattttttttgacgtcccttaaccacaaaaccagaaatctccacctctaaactatacaaaaccgtttaCTCAAGGTCCCTACGCactatatatgggtggtttcactgacgtggcatcctagtcagaaaaaaaaaagtatgtggggaccacatgtcagctgcacattcattcccttctcttctctcttctcttcttagTCAGTGAGGGAGGCCGACGGTCAGTGGGCGGAGTGGCAATGGGAGGGTGGCAGGCGAGCGTGGCGATGGGCGGCAGCGGGCCCATGTGGTATCGGAGCGGCGCCGGGATGCGAGCAGAGCGGCGATGGGCAGCGGCGAGAGGCGCCACCCTCCGCCCCGCTCGCTGCTCCCGCCGTCCCGCCCGCCTCTCTCCCCCAATCTACGCTGCCTGCCGCCACGCCCgccttctctcccctctccacgcCGCCCGCTGCCGTACCGACCCCCTCTCCCACTTcttccccgcgcgccgccgcgctcgcatCTACAGCCCGCATCTGTCGGGGAAATCGCTGCGAAGGACAAAGGCGACGCCGATGACGCACGCGAACGGGAGCAAGGTTGCCGCCCACCTCACTCGCCTTCTCCACCGTTCTCCTCGCCGCCCCGTTGCGCTCGCCCGCCACGGGCCTGCCGCCGTTCCGCCCGCCGGCCGACGGCCTAcctcactgaagaagagaagagaggtaAGAAAAGAGGCGACGTCGGGGCGGACGACtgcggaggtggagaagagggagagggccTCCTGGGGGGGCGGCCGTGGCGGGAGTGCTTGGAGAGGATGGCGGTGTACGACGAGTAggcaagagagggagagagggtcgACGGGGAGagtgcgccgctcgccggcggctggGCCCGAGGTCGAGCACCCGGCGCGTTCGAacatctccgccgccgagctcgccatcGCGCCGACCGCCACCACTCCTCTCCCACCGCCGTCGTCACGTTgatcgcctctctctccctctcccgccgccgccgtcccagCTCCGTCGCTGGCCACCTCTCGCCCCCTCTGTCGCCGCGCCTGCTCGAGAGAACccggagagaagagaagagaaaaagaaagaaaagagagaaatatgGGACCTACACCATtgtctcacttacatgtgggccccacatattaattttaattatttttgttgactatgatgccatgtcagcgaaaccacccatatatactgtctAGGGACtttgagtgaacggttttgtatagtttaggggtggagatttctggttttgtggttaagggatcttAGAATATCTCGcggttaagttgagggacctccggtgaacttattccaaactgTTTCGGGCTTTGGGCCCCGAAACAGAgcacaaggcccaaggcccagaTGTTTGCTCCTTGTACAACCTGCTACACGTTCCATTGTCGCGTCCATTTTGGCTTCGTCCAAAATCCAAGCAGACACCATCATGTGAACTGTCTGTTCCAAGTCAGCTACAGTACTACTCCAAGTACTAACCGCGGTAAACAAACATCGTTCGCCGCAAACCTGCGgttttgtacttttgtttaCTGCCGAATTGCTCAAACTCCCTCGGTGAGTGTCTCAGATCTCGAGTGATTTTTCCCTGCCCGCACAGTGGCCTATGCTTTGCATTTCGGTTTCTTCCACCAGTTCACCGAACATGTTCTACAGACACCTGAACAGCAAAATCGGCAGGTGCTGAGCCCTGATCTGCCCGTCCTTCACGTCAACATGCCACCGTCGGGCGTCAGAGATGCAGATGCCACGCCGGCTACACACGCTCCGGCGTGTGAGGGCAATAGCATTGTGACAGAATTTACCTAGCCTCGTATAGACGTTTCACaacgtaagtcattctagcatttcccacatgcATATTGATGTCAATAAATCTGTCTAGaatcattaacatcaatataaatgggaaaaatgctagaatgacttacattacgaaacagagagagtatcaCCTAAACCAAAAACATTACTAGCTATATACTCCACAGTAGCTTATAGTGGGTCGCATCTCCCACTATATCTCCTCTCTTTGTTTCGCCTCGGCAAAGGAAACAAAGCGGCGATACTCGAGCAGCGCCACGACGGCGTCGAGTGGCGCGACCCAAGCAACGTCAAGCAGAGTGATTGAGGTCTTAGTCACGAGCGGCGCGGCCCAAGTGGTGCCGAATGAAACGGTTGAGGTCATGGTCGTGAGCGGCAGCAGCTTGGTCCAAGCAATGGCAACAAGCGGAGCGGCAGCGCACGGCCCAAGCAGCGCCGAGCGGAGCAGCGACGGATCAACCTCGAGCTCTCTTCCCGAAGGGGCGTGGGACACAAGATTGTGGGCCTaaatctacaattttgataaaGAACGTGCAGCTTATTTTGGCTCCTTATTCTTGTTGAGGCAACGAAAAATATTAACATGGAGAGAAATCTCTGGGTTAACCGGTTAGGGTTATATGATATGTGTGTGAGTATACTGctaacatacttcctccgtcccacaaaaagCCAATCTAGAATGGGATTGGatacatgttttttatacaacaaattagacaaaaaaaaacatctaatcCTATTCTAGCTTAGTTTTTCGTGGGATGGAGAGAGGGTGGTATACGTCGCACTCACCATCGTCCGTCGGTGGCCTTTGTCGTGTCGGCCGCGTGTTACAGACTTACAGGCTCGTTTTTAACCGGAGCGCGACACTGGTAGGCTACCGGTGCAGCACAGCAGCGGCAGCTGCACTCTGGCGCCGTGCACGTGGAATCCCGGCCTCCCGACTCGCGGCAACCCACCGCACGCGGCGGCGTGTTGGCGGGGGGGCATCTCGAAGCTTCGGGCCCATGCATCTCCCCAATCTGCCGCTCACCACGTGGTTAAAAAGCTTCCGGCCGGTGGGTGCACAGCCGTCGGATGCGGGATCGGGCGGTGGGGGAGACGCGCGAGGTTGCGTACAAACCTCCGGATTACACCGAGGTTAGCAGCAGCATCAGATTCGGggggacaattttttttttttttgctttaaaGTCTCGTCGCTTCGTCAGCCTCGCCGCGCGATGGACGGCGCCGTCCGCGAGCCGCCGTCCATGGCTGACGctacgtactactactactaacctACGGAGTAGATTTTTCGGAGTCATCATTTCGCTTATCCACGAAATAAACGAAACgatatatttgtaaacgaaaaataatttgtgaataaaatttttatatacgtattcttaGCAATTACTCCCGCTGTCAGGTGGATGGGAAATATCTTATTACTATGAATCTAAACGAAGAGTATGAACAAATTCGTATAGTAgtaggatgtgacacatccaatCAAAATCACTTATACTATAGTATGATGGAGTAaaaacaaaggctgaaaaataaactttgataaaaaaaatctcaaaatctgctttaaatttaaagttaaaaatttaaattttgacaaataaatataaacataagtgaaaagatgatgCCCTTGAATTTTCGATGGACTGGCTTTTTGGACAGCATTTTGGTGCACGACATCGGCTGCAATTTCATGGGCTCCAACCGAAATTCGGCGGCAGTTGAGACCTGTGTCCTCGGCGGTTGATGACAGTTGAGAAAGTTCTCACCATCGCACTGACTCAGATATGGACTAGATCTAGGGCCAGATATGACCTTTTCTCTGGAGTATCAAGCTTTTGACCCTCGAAATACGATGCCTCGGTATTCGTCATATCAGCTTCTCTCTTCTTCGCACAACGCTAGTACTCCACGTTGCCCACATAAAAGTACTCTACTCTATTACTAGTTGCTTGGATGCTTAGCTACACTCTGTAAAAACTTCTCTTTAGAGAGCAAATCATTAGAGCAGATtcaatagtagactataagccaactataaacatattttaaaaaaataaagaaagtttgagaagagcaacgggctacagatatgtagccagctgcagcacggactttaaaacataatgtgtgtatgatagatgtgactaggtattaatagaatagtaagcaactattatatgaattggctatagatgatttggagctagtagttagctatactattaaacttgctcttagagaaGATGGAGTACTCCTACTagacatgcttttttttttttttacaactgaAAACTAGACATGCTCTGCAATCCGTATAAGAGCAAGCTTAATAGTATCGCTAACTACCAGCTCCAAACcatttatagtcaattttaTAGCCAAATTCATACTATAgatacctataaacatatactacacaattaTACTTAGTCCCACATATCATATACACATGTATTTAggagtccgtactgcagctggctataaatctattgCCCGCTGTTTTTcactcttctcttttatctcctcTCTGTACCTGCTCTAACCACTTCATGATGCATCCGGAATTCCGGATAGAATTCAGTTGCCGTGCTAATTTTGTCTCGCTTACTGCTGGGCCCGCCGCCCGCTGTTCTTGCCCCTGCACACTCCACCGGTCATGATTCTTCTCGATTGCAACTCGCATGCTCGAAAAGGACATCGActagttcttttttaaaattttctttcttcgTTTTCAATTCCAGGCAGCTCGAGTACTGCTAGAGTGAAGACATGAGCAAGCTCTGCATGAAGACATTTCACTGCGCGCGACAACTTGCTGAAGTGCTGATGAAAACAGCCTTTCCTACGTACGCTAGAAACCACTGATAGTAAATGAGGACATCATCACATCAAACACAAGATCCAAATAAAGAGGATGAAAAGAGATGAGGAAGATGAGGGCATAAAAAGGTTATTCGGTGGAGTGCAAGAGCAAGCGGTGAGCTTGGAGGAACAAGCATTGCCATTGGTGATATTGAGCCGTGGACATATGAATATATTCGTCAGAGTTTAAATCATTATGCTTATAAATATTATGTAAAAATACGTTTTCAgtagtataaatatatttagttaacctatgaatttatttttatctttaaattTCTTTTAAAGTATACATAAAGTATACAtaagtatataaatatatgtacgCGTGATGTCCATGTGTAATGATATATGTGCACATATGCGTACGAAAACTATGATCATATTCGGAGCCCCATCGGTTGGTCAaataaactaaagcaaaagctaaaatttaaatttcaaatttaattttaaggtatttttaaagtaatttatttttagcattggcttttaaatcactataaacaaatatataaaaattttacctattaattactatttattttttaataaactgtTTTGGCTTAGGAAGGCTCAGgaactgaaaagaaaatatcaaaatggcaaagggttgcaattaccTGTGAACCCCCGGGGCATCACGCTGTGCGCACCCAACCAAGTTAAGTGAGCGCCAATCTGTATACTGCGCCCACTCCCCCTCACTCCCACGCGGCACGCACCCCGCTGCACCCTGCACCACGCTCcactccacccccaccccaccccacgccgcgccgcgccatgcgccgcctccgcctctccgccgccgccgccgcgccacacggcgtcctcctcctcctcctcctcctcctgccgctcgtggccgcggccgggccggcggcggccaaggcGCCCGCGGCCCCGCCGGCTCCGCCCaacgtgacgacggcgatggcgaaggGCGGGTGCAAGGCCTTCGCCGACCTGATCGCGGCGTCGCCCGACGCGTCCTCCACGTACcagtccgccgccggcggcggcatcaccGTGTTCTGCCCCACCGACGACGCCGTCAGGGCGTTCCTGCCCAGGTACAAGAACCTCACCGCCGACGGCAAGGCCGAGCTGCTCCTGTTCCACGCCGTGCCCGTGTACTACTCCCGCGGCAGCCTCAAGTCCAACAATGGCGTCATGAACACCCTCGCCACCGACGGCGCCGCCAAGAACTACAACTTCACGGTGCAGAACGAGGGCGACGCCGTCACCATCAAGACCGCCGCCTCCGGGGACGCCGCGCGGGTCAAGTCCACGGTGGTGGACGCCGACCCCGTCGCCATCTTCACCGTCGACGCGGTGATCGAGCCGGTGGAGCTGTTcaagccggcgccgtcgccgacgcccgcgccgtcgcccgctccGGCGGCGGACGCTCCCAAGGCCAGTAAGCCCGCGCACCACCCGGCGCCCGTCGTGGCGGACGCTcccggccccgccgccaccgactcGCCTCCGGCGGACCAGAAGAAGGAGGCCAAGaagagcgcggcggccggcgcgccgccgtgcgtCCGGTGGTTCGCCGCGGCgttggccgccgtcgccatggcctCCACATTGGCCTAGGGCAtttgttcgttttttttttttgtgttcttgGTTGATGATCCATTGGCGTGATCGTGGTGTGATGGCGTGTTGATGTGCTTGCGAGATTTGTGCTTACTTTCGTGGAAGAACTAGTGGCGTgcttaaatattttgttagtgCTTTCCTAGATTTTCGTTTTTTTGTTTGTGCCTGCTGTTGCTACTTGTTAATTGTTAATTAGCATAGTAGATCATGAGATGTTGATATCTTATCAGCATTTTGGTTTTGACTTGATGAGTGCAGTTAAGTTGCTGAGATTCTGCTACATGAACCGtgcattttaaaatttaaacccATTTTGCAGcttttccattattttttttgacagagagaTTTGTCACTTAAATTGTTGGAATGTTTTTCTGTACATCTCCTCGACCAAATCTCAGATATGAAACTTATCATGGTGCCCGTTTTACTGACAAATTGGCAAGGATCTTTTCGTTGCATCAAGGGCAACTTCTGCAGCTCATTTCTTGTTATTTCAGTTGTCGGTGGAGCCATAAGGCCATTTGCTTCAGAGGTCAAAACAACCCAACCCACACATCAAAAGCAACAGTAAAAAATTCCTTAAAAAGCACAcagtaaaaataaagaaaggTGGAAGTAACTGTTactaggagaggaggagatcgagacAGAGATATTTGACGTGATCGAGCCGGAGAGATTTAAGGTGAGCTTGAAAGAGGGGTTGAGATTGTGCCTTGACACAGAAAACAAACGAgacattagcacataattattTATATGTATTAGCTATcgcaaaattaaaattttgatttacaTAAGACTTATATATAAAAGGTTTTTAAATGTAAAAAACGTAATGTTGAGCAGTTTTGAAAGCGTGTTAAacgttcttaattttttttctttagaactcAGCCATAATTTTAGTTGCATTGTGTCTTTTTTACCGAGAAAACAGGACACGAGACCGATTCCGATTCGGGCCAATTTCCCCCTAGGAGGGGATGAAAACGAGCCTTTATTGGTAGCACCGACAGGGCCGTGGATCCATCCGGACACTGCCGCCACTCGCAGCTGAGCGACCTCGCAGTGTTGCCATCCTAGCCCAGCATCTTTTGGCACGAGAAAGCGCTTCGGAACTGTGCCCGTTTCCGACAAGACAGTGGGCAGCAAATCTTGTTTCAGTCATTCCTCTTCTTTGGTGGTCAGTGATGCCGCTTCTCTGATCACTTGGTTGTTGGTTGTTTCAGTCACGGCCTCTCTAAAGCTTCACAATCCGGTCACGAACGGTATCATCGAATTTCGTGGAATCCGTTGATAAATCGATAAAGACtgataaaatttgaataatttttgctgaaaaaataaattttagtttggTTGTTTTTAACTTTACGTGAAAAATCGAGTGGTTTTTATTTTTGGCCTAGTCCGGAAAATCCG comes from the Oryza glaberrima chromosome 9, OglaRS2, whole genome shotgun sequence genome and includes:
- the LOC127784190 gene encoding fasciclin-like arabinogalactan protein 1 gives rise to the protein MRRLRLSAAAAAPHGVLLLLLLLLPLVAAAGPAAAKAPAAPPAPPNVTTAMAKGGCKAFADLIAASPDASSTYQSAAGGGITVFCPTDDAVRAFLPRYKNLTADGKAELLLFHAVPVYYSRGSLKSNNGVMNTLATDGAAKNYNFTVQNEGDAVTIKTAASGDAARVKSTVVDADPVAIFTVDAVIEPVELFKPAPSPTPAPSPAPAADAPKASKPAHHPAPVVADAPGPAATDSPPADQKKEAKKSAAAGAPPCVRWFAAALAAVAMASTLA